From the genome of Planctomycetia bacterium, one region includes:
- a CDS encoding sigma 54-interacting transcriptional regulator: MLLKKWILIALGFLIFIYGLVVIIYSNSTKEIGVRCAFDTQIQAVYPSHLVDGLAPQGKPAKDDTITAIAGVPIRNWSDYLRTLDSLRRIEGRGVADTSSFQELEEVARQGNYVVSRDHKTLVHIRFLSNGVEKQAWCVSTGPPPSEFLPSLTWFLIKLTLLLIGAAVFWKRSNDTVAVQFYLLCICNVGAFMGGYHWLRVSQDPILTVIFMTSAVLLPAVSLHFYLVFPRPKKLVEKHRGLSLVLLYSPALILLATMLITMISAIVVHRLQRDPELVRDLQGALLKEIYIALGLAAAQFAGCILSLAHSFWSSKSGSQERQQVKWILAGASAAAVPIAYTLWLAATDSEAFGMGGATWPMFLASLSITLAYGVGISRYGLLDVGAILSRSLLPLAVSLGVGLSYALVVFTGMLIMGEQGIFTAPLRQATWVSVSAIVMLTILDLARNRIRTILDRRLDKTRILLDQTLQRMNLTVEQQLDTTTLARRFLHAIAELIDLEEGSIFLKQKNGSEYKLVAHLGAIPRQNSLIAGTPLVDTLKELPMIRIRQAGSLSPEPAQRQLKELHGELALPLRYENDLLAILIIGHREGRQLDIPTLHLLTTFSQIAGLALHGAEGHAAMDSLNRDLQEKVQKISEQQRRIVTLQSQLSQLGASKTSSADLQLPAPVPFASKDPISVQAPSLDGIVGSSRVMKKLQNAVRKVAHSQSAVLIRGESGTGKELFAKALHDGSPRVKGPFVKVHCAALAPGLLESELFGHVKGAFTGAIKDKPGRFELADKGTLFLDEIGDINLEVQTKLLRVLQEMTFERVGSTVSQTVDVRIIAATNQDLERLMKEGKFREDLFFRLNVITIRTPSLRERPEDILELADHFLKIYATKSNIPVPALDDDAALALKAYAWPGNVRELENVIERAVVLVEGNSITLNELPTEVTAVATTPARMFSDLNEANTSWNSDDADWAARYESEERQRLIQAMSQAGGNKSKAARLLNMPRSTFVSKMEKHGLLPRRV, from the coding sequence ATGCTGCTGAAGAAGTGGATTCTGATCGCACTGGGTTTTCTCATATTTATTTATGGGTTAGTCGTAATCATTTATTCTAACAGCACAAAGGAAATTGGTGTTCGATGCGCTTTCGACACTCAAATCCAGGCTGTTTATCCCAGCCATCTTGTTGATGGACTGGCACCGCAAGGTAAGCCAGCCAAAGACGATACCATCACAGCTATCGCTGGTGTTCCAATCAGAAACTGGTCGGATTACCTCCGAACATTAGATTCCTTACGTCGAATCGAAGGTCGAGGCGTCGCGGATACCTCCAGTTTCCAGGAACTGGAAGAAGTTGCCAGGCAGGGAAATTATGTCGTATCTCGAGATCACAAAACTCTTGTGCATATTCGCTTTCTTTCCAACGGTGTTGAAAAGCAGGCTTGGTGCGTCAGCACGGGCCCGCCTCCTTCAGAATTTCTCCCTTCGCTGACATGGTTCCTGATCAAGCTTACCCTCTTGCTGATCGGTGCTGCAGTTTTCTGGAAGCGGAGCAATGACACGGTAGCAGTGCAGTTTTACCTTCTCTGCATCTGCAATGTCGGCGCTTTCATGGGCGGCTATCACTGGCTGCGCGTTTCGCAAGATCCAATTCTGACAGTCATCTTCATGACCAGTGCCGTTCTGCTGCCTGCAGTCAGTCTGCATTTTTATCTGGTTTTCCCTCGCCCCAAGAAGTTGGTTGAGAAACATCGAGGCTTATCTCTTGTACTCCTTTATAGTCCAGCCCTGATACTGCTGGCGACAATGCTGATTACCATGATTTCAGCCATTGTCGTGCATCGCCTGCAGCGAGATCCTGAACTCGTTCGCGATCTGCAGGGCGCATTACTGAAAGAAATCTATATTGCCTTGGGGTTGGCTGCGGCCCAGTTCGCTGGTTGCATCCTCAGCCTGGCACATAGTTTCTGGTCAAGTAAATCGGGCAGTCAGGAAAGGCAACAGGTGAAGTGGATTCTTGCTGGAGCCAGCGCTGCTGCTGTGCCTATTGCCTATACACTCTGGCTGGCAGCTACCGATTCCGAAGCCTTCGGTATGGGTGGAGCTACCTGGCCCATGTTCCTGGCATCACTTTCCATCACGCTCGCCTATGGAGTCGGTATTTCCAGGTATGGTTTGCTCGATGTAGGTGCCATCCTCAGTCGATCCCTGCTCCCTTTGGCTGTCAGTCTCGGCGTGGGCTTGTCCTATGCCCTGGTTGTCTTCACTGGCATGCTCATCATGGGAGAGCAGGGCATCTTCACTGCTCCTTTAAGGCAGGCAACGTGGGTCAGCGTATCTGCCATCGTCATGCTGACTATTCTTGATCTGGCACGCAACCGCATACGTACTATTCTCGATCGAAGACTGGACAAGACTCGAATATTGCTTGATCAGACACTGCAGAGGATGAATCTGACAGTGGAACAACAGCTCGATACGACGACATTAGCCAGGCGTTTTCTGCATGCCATTGCCGAGTTGATCGATCTGGAGGAAGGTTCCATTTTCCTCAAGCAAAAAAATGGAAGCGAGTACAAGCTGGTGGCTCATCTGGGCGCCATTCCCCGGCAGAATTCCCTCATCGCGGGCACTCCGCTGGTTGATACGCTGAAAGAATTGCCGATGATCCGTATTCGTCAGGCGGGCAGTCTGTCACCGGAGCCAGCACAGCGTCAACTCAAAGAACTGCATGGTGAGCTTGCCTTGCCCCTGCGTTATGAAAATGACCTCTTAGCCATTCTGATCATTGGCCATCGCGAAGGCAGGCAGCTCGATATACCCACGCTGCACCTGCTGACGACGTTTTCCCAGATTGCCGGGCTGGCGCTTCATGGTGCTGAAGGCCATGCTGCCATGGATTCGTTGAACCGCGATCTACAGGAGAAAGTTCAAAAGATTTCTGAACAGCAACGGCGAATCGTCACATTGCAAAGCCAGTTGTCGCAGTTGGGTGCCAGCAAAACATCTTCAGCTGATCTGCAACTTCCTGCACCAGTTCCTTTTGCCAGTAAAGACCCCATTTCCGTGCAGGCTCCCAGTCTTGATGGGATTGTGGGCAGCAGCAGGGTTATGAAAAAACTGCAGAACGCTGTCCGCAAAGTTGCACACAGTCAATCTGCTGTCCTTATTCGTGGTGAAAGTGGAACAGGCAAGGAACTCTTTGCCAAAGCCTTGCACGATGGTAGTCCTCGGGTCAAAGGGCCTTTTGTCAAGGTGCATTGTGCAGCGCTGGCTCCCGGATTGCTCGAAAGCGAGCTCTTTGGCCATGTAAAAGGTGCGTTCACCGGCGCCATCAAAGATAAGCCAGGCCGGTTTGAACTCGCCGATAAGGGTACTTTATTCCTTGACGAAATTGGTGATATCAATCTTGAAGTGCAGACCAAGTTGCTGCGCGTGCTGCAGGAAATGACGTTTGAACGCGTTGGCTCTACGGTTTCCCAGACGGTGGATGTCCGCATCATTGCCGCCACCAATCAGGATCTTGAAAGGCTGATGAAGGAAGGCAAATTCCGTGAAGACCTCTTTTTCCGACTGAATGTCATCACCATTCGCACTCCATCACTTCGCGAACGCCCCGAAGATATCCTTGAACTGGCCGATCACTTCCTCAAGATTTATGCAACCAAGTCAAACATCCCTGTACCAGCACTCGACGATGATGCTGCTCTGGCACTCAAAGCCTATGCATGGCCGGGCAATGTGCGAGAGCTGGAAAATGTCATCGAACGTGCCGTGGTTCTTGTGGAAGGGAACAGTATCACACTCAACGAATTGCCTACAGAAGTAACAGCAGTTGCAACAACGCCGGCGCGAATGTTTTCAGACTTGAATGAAGCAAACACCAGTTGGAACAGTGACGATGCAGACTGGGCTGCTCGGTATGAATCGGAAGAACGTCAGCGATTGATCCAGGCGATGTCACAAGCGGGTGGCAATAAATCGAAAGCAGCCCGCCTTTTGAACATGCCTCGCAGCACTTTTGTCAGCAAGATGGAAAAGCATGGCTTGCTGCCACGCCGGGTGTAA
- the rpsB gene encoding 30S ribosomal protein S2: MALIEVKELVEAGVHYGHRSSRWNPKMRPYIYGKRNLIHIIDLRETLRGLLRAYKYVTKIVSQGKLVMFVGTKRQAKEIVEREAKRCGMPCVNERWLGGTLTNFRTIRSRLQRLANLESLEETGQIHTYSKKMISSITRERKKIFRNLSGIRDMNRIPEALIVIDPHKEHIAVKEARKMGVTVVALIDTDSDPDTVDLPIPGNDDSIRSIELILSKLAQAVIEGKAAIPPELLKQLEEKPAREERGERGRGRGDRKGGGRGGDRGGRGGDRGNRGGDRGGRSSDRGQQQSDGSSEKPEVAPAETATAAAE, translated from the coding sequence GTGGCACTGATCGAAGTGAAGGAATTAGTCGAAGCCGGCGTGCATTATGGACACCGTTCAAGCCGCTGGAACCCGAAGATGAGGCCTTATATCTACGGCAAACGCAACCTCATCCACATCATTGATCTTCGGGAAACCCTGCGTGGTTTATTACGAGCTTACAAATATGTGACCAAGATCGTCAGCCAGGGCAAACTGGTGATGTTCGTTGGCACCAAGCGACAAGCCAAGGAAATTGTGGAACGCGAAGCCAAGCGTTGCGGCATGCCTTGCGTGAACGAACGCTGGCTGGGCGGCACGCTGACCAACTTCCGCACCATCCGCAGCCGACTCCAGCGATTGGCCAATCTTGAATCGCTCGAGGAAACCGGCCAGATTCACACCTACAGCAAGAAAATGATCTCTTCGATTACCCGCGAACGGAAGAAGATTTTCCGCAATCTGTCGGGTATTCGCGACATGAACCGCATACCTGAAGCGTTAATCGTGATTGATCCGCACAAGGAACACATTGCGGTGAAGGAAGCCCGCAAGATGGGTGTTACGGTTGTTGCTCTCATTGATACCGACAGCGACCCTGACACCGTCGATCTGCCCATTCCCGGCAACGATGACAGCATCCGATCCATCGAACTGATTTTATCAAAGCTGGCCCAGGCCGTGATCGAAGGCAAGGCAGCCATTCCACCCGAACTGCTGAAGCAACTGGAAGAAAAGCCCGCGCGTGAAGAACGAGGCGAGCGTGGCCGAGGCCGAGGCGACCGCAAAGGCGGTGGCCGGGGTGGTGATCGCGGTGGCCGAGGTGGCGACCGTGGTAACCGGGGCGGTGATCGTGGTGGCCGAAGTAGCGATCGCGGTCAGCAGCAGTCTGACGGGAGCAGCGAAAAACCCGAAGTGGCACCCGCTGAGACAGCCACTGCTGCCGCTGAATAA
- a CDS encoding redoxin domain-containing protein encodes MQKALLSLAAVVFLVLIGFMGYLIFKGDGEKPVAQKNDVPPKVVKTNPAPEDAPPIADPSVPVGTSIGQMAPQISGEDVDGVAFKLSDYRGKVVVLDFWGFW; translated from the coding sequence ATGCAAAAAGCACTGCTTTCGTTAGCAGCGGTGGTGTTTCTGGTTCTGATCGGGTTTATGGGTTATCTGATCTTCAAAGGCGATGGCGAAAAGCCTGTTGCCCAGAAGAACGATGTCCCACCCAAGGTTGTTAAGACTAATCCCGCGCCGGAAGATGCCCCGCCCATAGCTGACCCCAGCGTGCCCGTTGGCACCAGCATTGGCCAAATGGCTCCACAAATTTCAGGTGAAGATGTAGACGGCGTCGCATTCAAGCTGAGTGATTATCGAGGCAAGGTGGTTGTCCTCGATTTCTGGGGTTTCTGGTGA
- the tsf gene encoding translation elongation factor Ts, which produces MSTAINAADVMRLRNMTDRPMMECKKALTEAGGDFQKAMDELRKRNANIAAGKADREAAEGRVFVRISPDHSKAAIVELRCESAPVTKADGFLKLGNEIAEYLVKAPKVPGSVDELNAASFDGKRTIKDRIEELIGLIRENMKVARFAVLNGGPFGQYVHHDGTVGTLLQLKGATSGVNEDLLKEVSMHITAAQTKYALRSDIPEDVIAKEREIAEAQAKATGKPEKVVQMIVENKVKTWISENVLLEQKFVKDDSKSITDVLAPTKLEVVGFKRYKVGELS; this is translated from the coding sequence ATGAGCACTGCAATCAATGCCGCTGACGTAATGCGGCTGAGAAACATGACTGATCGCCCGATGATGGAATGCAAAAAGGCCCTGACCGAAGCCGGTGGAGATTTCCAGAAGGCGATGGATGAACTGCGCAAACGCAATGCCAACATTGCAGCAGGCAAGGCTGATCGTGAAGCTGCCGAAGGTCGCGTATTTGTTCGCATCTCGCCTGACCACAGCAAGGCAGCCATTGTGGAGTTGCGCTGCGAAAGTGCACCTGTCACCAAGGCTGATGGCTTCCTGAAGCTGGGCAATGAAATTGCCGAGTACCTGGTGAAAGCTCCCAAGGTTCCTGGTTCGGTGGATGAACTCAATGCTGCTTCCTTTGATGGCAAGCGCACCATCAAGGATCGTATTGAAGAACTGATCGGTCTGATTCGCGAAAATATGAAAGTGGCACGATTTGCTGTTCTCAATGGCGGCCCATTTGGCCAGTACGTGCATCACGATGGCACAGTCGGAACGCTGCTGCAACTGAAGGGTGCCACTTCGGGCGTGAACGAAGATCTGCTCAAGGAAGTGAGCATGCACATCACTGCTGCTCAGACCAAGTATGCTCTTCGCAGCGACATTCCTGAAGATGTCATCGCCAAGGAACGGGAAATTGCTGAAGCCCAGGCCAAAGCAACTGGTAAGCCTGAAAAGGTGGTCCAGATGATCGTTGAGAACAAGGTGAAAACCTGGATCAGCGAAAACGTACTGCTCGAACAGAAATTCGTTAAAGACGATAGCAAGTCAATCACGGATGTGCTGGCTCCAACCAAGCTTGAAGTAGTTGGTTTCAAACGCTACAAGGTTGGTGAACTGAGTTAA
- the ligA gene encoding NAD-dependent DNA ligase LigA: MPSITHELSKLREEISKHDRLYYVDATPVISDREYDKLMQKLLELEKQHPELITPDSPSQRVGGEPIAGFVQVRHSVPMLSIDNTYNESELREFDQRVRKLLGTDDFLYIVEQKVDGVSASLVYENGILVQAATRGDGVTGDDITHNVRTIRQIPLKLQGKPPARLEVRGEIYMTNAELSRLNVIQKERGENILKNPRNVTAGTLKLLDSRIAAERKLHFFAYGEGSLDGLPVKAHSGFLDFIKSLGIPAVSHSQPVKTIDEVLAYCQTDLENKHSLDYETDGMVIKVDRYDQRMKLGVTTKSPRWVIAYKVELWQASTTINSVTLQVGKTGMITPVAELEPVEIDGTTVSRVSLHNFDDIAHKDIRVGDCVVVEKAGKIIPHVVRVELEKRPAKSKPLLPPTHCPVCKGNVAKDEGGTYLRCINPSCPAQLKERIRFFATRQAMDVEGLGPAVIDQLVDQNLVKSLPDLYELTLDSLMTLERMGTKSAQNLLDGIAKSKEQGLARVLTGLTIRHVGVSTARLLASEFGSIDELAQAGEDRISRIEGIGPIVAESIAEFFQQKSNRELIDRLKASGVKLTEDRKAPAAGTDDSPIAGKSFVVTGTLETMGRDDIEQLIRDHGGKTSSSVSKKTNYVVAGDKAGSKLDKAKELGVEVLSEKEFLAMIKK, from the coding sequence ATGCCCAGCATTACCCATGAACTCTCCAAACTTCGTGAAGAAATAAGCAAACATGATCGCCTTTATTATGTAGATGCTACCCCCGTTATTTCTGATCGTGAATACGACAAACTCATGCAGAAGCTGCTGGAACTCGAAAAGCAGCATCCCGAATTGATCACGCCTGACAGTCCATCGCAGCGGGTAGGTGGCGAACCCATCGCAGGTTTTGTGCAGGTTCGCCACAGCGTGCCCATGCTTTCGATTGACAACACCTACAACGAAAGCGAACTGCGTGAGTTCGACCAGCGAGTTCGCAAACTGCTGGGCACCGATGACTTCCTCTATATCGTTGAGCAGAAGGTGGATGGCGTCTCTGCATCGCTGGTTTACGAAAACGGCATCCTCGTGCAGGCAGCCACCCGTGGTGATGGCGTTACTGGCGATGACATCACCCACAACGTCCGGACCATTCGCCAGATTCCACTGAAACTGCAGGGTAAGCCGCCGGCCCGTCTGGAAGTCCGAGGCGAAATCTACATGACCAACGCGGAGCTTTCCCGGCTCAATGTCATCCAGAAGGAACGCGGGGAGAACATTTTGAAGAATCCGCGCAACGTCACCGCGGGTACTTTGAAACTGCTCGATTCCCGTATCGCAGCGGAACGCAAACTCCATTTCTTCGCCTACGGCGAAGGCTCGCTCGATGGCTTGCCTGTCAAAGCCCACAGTGGCTTTCTCGACTTCATCAAATCGCTGGGCATTCCTGCTGTCTCGCATAGTCAGCCGGTGAAGACCATTGATGAAGTACTCGCCTATTGCCAGACTGATCTGGAAAACAAGCACAGCCTCGATTACGAAACTGATGGCATGGTCATCAAGGTTGATCGGTACGATCAACGCATGAAACTGGGGGTGACCACCAAATCTCCTCGCTGGGTGATTGCCTACAAAGTAGAACTCTGGCAGGCGAGCACCACGATTAACAGTGTCACGCTGCAGGTAGGCAAAACGGGTATGATCACCCCGGTAGCAGAACTGGAACCGGTAGAAATTGATGGCACCACGGTGAGCCGGGTCAGTCTGCATAATTTCGATGACATTGCACACAAGGATATCCGTGTGGGCGACTGTGTAGTTGTTGAAAAAGCAGGGAAGATCATTCCGCATGTGGTTCGCGTGGAATTGGAAAAACGACCTGCCAAAAGCAAGCCACTGTTGCCTCCAACACATTGTCCAGTTTGTAAGGGAAATGTTGCCAAGGATGAAGGTGGCACCTATCTCCGGTGTATCAACCCCAGTTGCCCGGCACAACTCAAAGAACGCATTCGCTTCTTTGCCACTCGGCAAGCCATGGATGTGGAAGGCCTTGGACCTGCGGTCATTGATCAACTGGTGGATCAGAATCTGGTGAAATCACTGCCTGATTTGTATGAGCTTACACTCGATTCGCTGATGACGTTGGAACGAATGGGAACGAAGTCAGCTCAGAATCTGCTCGATGGCATTGCGAAAAGCAAAGAGCAGGGGCTGGCCCGCGTGCTCACGGGCTTAACCATCCGGCATGTGGGTGTCAGCACAGCCAGGCTGCTGGCGAGCGAGTTCGGCTCGATAGATGAACTGGCCCAGGCAGGGGAAGATCGCATCTCGCGCATCGAAGGCATTGGGCCGATCGTCGCCGAGAGCATCGCCGAATTCTTCCAGCAGAAATCAAACCGGGAACTGATTGACCGTCTCAAAGCTTCTGGCGTGAAACTCACTGAAGATCGAAAGGCACCTGCCGCTGGCACCGACGATTCTCCCATCGCAGGCAAATCGTTCGTCGTCACTGGCACACTCGAAACCATGGGCCGCGATGACATCGAACAGCTTATCCGCGATCACGGCGGCAAAACGTCATCCAGTGTCAGCAAGAAAACCAACTACGTGGTAGCAGGGGACAAAGCAGGCAGCAAGCTGGATAAAGCCAAAGAACTCGGAGTTGAAGTGCTCAGCGAGAAAGAGTTTCTGGCGATGATCAAAAAATAA
- a CDS encoding spermidine synthase, with translation MKSGTLFAYFVTFTASFCIMVIELVAGRILAPYIGQHLYSWTSIIGVCLGGISIGAWLGGWLADRFPRRATLGWFLLFAGLLSMAIPILADTICNWKIYEKGEVSLMWRIVVYTSIIFLPATIVLGMISPMVIKLIIRDLKNTGSIVGRIYAFSTIGSILGTFATGFFLIEEFSTRVLLYGVGTLLIVMAPLAGGLFYSGTKYVGGAVAGLVLAIATLGFLFPDKYVQTRDTLIDKLGRPAYLNIDEYDPKRPRSLFQRIKDAEISRLYENAPYFKESNYYTLRVITDDHTDAMTQEVRELNYLILDNLTHSHSDVSDPAYLEYEYLRIYEELVGWQLNRKGSTKHSELFIGGGGYTMQRFFHHTYKDCHIEVAEIDPKVTYVAERFMGAPKNDPRLVTKNEDARLYVLDKQKTNDKYEFIFGDAFNDLSVPFHLTTLEFDQQMKNLLTPNGLVMSLVIDHVSIGKFLPSFIATMRKAFGDDNVVLILTEAARDRQKIIEYLKKNELEKYIEPLSKGLLEDAIKDLDATKYATQIAWLKKRQHDEHSPYLKPTDLDYFTGHDTVIVVGSATKQNWDDYEKYLGELDKKYEEEKSPKHTVSHVIRPETLTTYLNTRWRDPTWLESLYKKDKILPWTPIILTDDYAPVDNLTAPLFEKRFGYRKKAAQVKQQQEDEDAFVDELLKAIK, from the coding sequence ATGAAATCGGGTACGTTGTTCGCCTACTTTGTCACGTTTACGGCCAGCTTCTGCATCATGGTAATTGAACTGGTAGCAGGTCGTATCCTGGCGCCCTACATCGGCCAGCATCTTTACAGTTGGACCAGCATCATTGGTGTATGCCTAGGTGGCATCAGTATCGGTGCCTGGCTGGGAGGCTGGCTGGCGGACAGGTTTCCACGACGGGCAACGCTCGGCTGGTTTCTCCTCTTTGCCGGGCTGCTCAGCATGGCGATTCCTATCCTGGCAGATACCATCTGCAACTGGAAGATTTATGAAAAGGGCGAAGTCAGCCTGATGTGGCGAATCGTGGTGTACACCTCGATCATCTTCCTTCCTGCCACCATTGTGCTGGGCATGATTTCGCCGATGGTTATCAAGCTCATCATTCGAGACCTGAAGAACACCGGCTCCATAGTTGGACGTATCTATGCATTCAGCACCATTGGTTCGATTCTGGGAACCTTTGCCACCGGTTTCTTCCTGATCGAAGAGTTCAGTACCCGTGTACTCCTTTATGGTGTAGGCACGCTGTTGATTGTCATGGCACCATTGGCGGGTGGACTGTTTTATTCTGGCACGAAGTATGTGGGGGGAGCTGTAGCAGGCCTGGTGCTGGCCATAGCCACGCTGGGTTTTCTGTTTCCAGATAAGTATGTCCAGACTCGCGATACACTCATCGACAAACTGGGGCGACCTGCTTACCTGAATATCGACGAATATGATCCGAAAAGACCTAGGTCGCTGTTTCAACGCATCAAGGATGCTGAAATATCAAGACTGTATGAAAACGCTCCGTATTTCAAGGAAAGCAACTATTACACCTTGCGAGTTATCACGGATGATCACACCGATGCCATGACACAGGAGGTTCGAGAACTGAACTACCTGATTCTGGACAACCTCACGCATTCCCATTCTGATGTCTCAGACCCCGCTTACCTTGAATATGAATACCTTCGCATTTACGAAGAACTGGTAGGCTGGCAACTCAATCGCAAAGGCAGTACCAAGCACAGCGAATTGTTCATTGGTGGCGGTGGGTACACCATGCAGCGTTTTTTTCATCACACCTACAAGGATTGCCACATCGAGGTGGCGGAGATCGACCCGAAAGTCACCTATGTAGCTGAAAGATTCATGGGTGCCCCCAAAAATGACCCACGCCTGGTTACCAAGAACGAAGATGCTCGGCTGTACGTGCTTGACAAGCAAAAGACCAATGACAAGTATGAGTTCATCTTCGGTGATGCCTTCAATGATCTGTCGGTTCCGTTCCACCTGACCACACTCGAATTCGATCAGCAGATGAAAAACCTGCTGACACCGAATGGACTGGTGATGTCATTAGTCATTGACCATGTTTCCATCGGCAAATTCCTTCCCAGTTTTATCGCGACCATGCGAAAGGCATTTGGTGATGACAATGTCGTGCTGATTCTGACCGAAGCTGCCAGGGATCGCCAGAAGATCATTGAATACCTGAAGAAGAATGAACTGGAAAAGTACATCGAACCCTTGTCCAAGGGGCTGCTGGAAGATGCCATCAAAGACCTGGATGCCACCAAATATGCGACGCAAATTGCCTGGCTGAAGAAAAGGCAGCATGATGAACACTCACCCTATCTCAAGCCGACCGATCTTGATTACTTCACTGGTCACGACACCGTAATTGTGGTCGGCAGCGCCACGAAGCAGAACTGGGATGACTATGAAAAGTATCTCGGCGAGCTGGACAAGAAGTACGAAGAAGAAAAGTCTCCAAAGCATACGGTTTCCCATGTGATCCGACCAGAAACACTGACAACCTATCTGAACACACGCTGGCGTGATCCCACCTGGCTGGAAAGTCTGTATAAGAAGGACAAAATTCTGCCATGGACACCAATCATTCTGACTGATGATTATGCACCGGTTGATAACCTGACCGCTCCGCTGTTTGAAAAGCGTTTTGGATATCGCAAAAAGGCTGCCCAGGTGAAACAGCAGCAGGAAGACGAAGATGCCTTCGTGGACGAACTTCTGAAGGCGATTAAGTAG